In bacterium, a single window of DNA contains:
- a CDS encoding DinB family protein, with protein sequence MSEIGNLREAMKRIQEGDAWHGPGLRETLSDVSAKDASVRPIPGSHTIWELVMHIAAWQEVFLQRLMGQPADEPKEGDFPPVTTAGEEEWKAALEMLERSHRKLLEYYAVLQNSSLEENVVGKDYSVAFMIHGIIRHHVYHAGQIGLLKKLIRSR encoded by the coding sequence ATGTCGGAAATCGGAAACTTAAGAGAAGCAATGAAAAGAATTCAGGAAGGGGATGCCTGGCACGGCCCTGGTTTGCGCGAAACACTTTCTGATGTTTCCGCAAAAGATGCTTCCGTGCGGCCGATCCCCGGTTCTCATACGATATGGGAGCTCGTGATGCACATTGCAGCATGGCAGGAAGTATTTCTGCAAAGACTTATGGGACAACCGGCCGACGAGCCGAAGGAAGGAGATTTTCCTCCGGTTACAACAGCCGGAGAAGAGGAATGGAAAGCGGCGCTGGAAATGCTGGAAAGATCGCACCGAAAGCTGCTCGAATATTACGCGGTTCTCCAAAATTCTTCGCTTGAGGAGAATGTGGTTGGCAAAGATTATTCCGTTGCGTTCATGATTCACGGAATCATCCGCCATCATGTTTATCACGCCGGTCAAATCGGCTTGCTCAAGAAATTGATTCGATCCAGGTAG
- a CDS encoding cupin domain-containing protein produces MAADDLIRILKLQPHPKENGFYMETYRNDEIASVPLRYNGPRSFSTAIYFLLKAGGFSEMHRLQSDEIFHFYRGAPAEMLLLKSDGQTEVIRIGNRVELGEMPQVVVPRGCWQGMLSTGDFTLLGTTVAPGFEYSDYESGNRAELISKYPAFAGLIRRLTNGEGLEKNS; encoded by the coding sequence ATGGCAGCGGACGACCTGATCCGGATTCTAAAACTCCAACCACATCCGAAGGAAAATGGTTTCTACATGGAGACATATCGTAACGATGAGATCGCTTCGGTCCCTTTGAGGTATAACGGTCCGCGATCTTTTTCCACAGCAATCTATTTTCTATTGAAGGCGGGTGGCTTTTCCGAAATGCACCGGCTGCAGTCGGATGAAATCTTTCACTTTTACAGGGGCGCTCCCGCAGAAATGCTTTTGCTAAAAAGCGATGGGCAAACAGAAGTCATTCGCATTGGAAATCGCGTGGAACTAGGGGAAATGCCTCAAGTGGTTGTGCCGCGCGGTTGCTGGCAAGGGATGCTCTCGACGGGAGACTTTACGCTCCTTGGGACGACTGTTGCCCCAGGTTTTGAATATTCCGATTACGAATCCGGAAATCGGGCAGAGCTGATCAGCAAATATCCCGCATTTGCCGGTCTGATCCGCAGGCTCACGAATGGAGAAGGTCTTGAAAAGAACTCTTGA
- a CDS encoding polysaccharide deacetylase family protein, with protein sequence MLSRREFIGAALTLAASPLLPTFAAEPLLISLTMDDFNWAGNAVVLNPQERNQAILKSLYDAKIKAALFVVGKYIVNKEGKDFLAQWDAGKHIIGNHTYSHWFYPAKELQEYQKDILKCDAFLSPYKNFQKLFRFPFLKEGKTMEQRDSMRAFLKQSGYKNGHVTIDTSDWYIDQRLRERLQKDPNADLTPYKNYYVEHMLDRAAHYEELARAVLKRPIRHTILTHHNTLNGLFLGDLIAAFRAKGWKWIDASQAFQDTVFKSEPDVLPAGESLMVALARETGKFESLLRYPGEDSEYEKQKMDELDL encoded by the coding sequence ATGCTTTCAAGAAGAGAATTTATCGGTGCAGCTTTAACACTTGCCGCGTCTCCGCTATTGCCAACTTTTGCTGCGGAACCATTGCTGATCTCACTCACAATGGATGATTTCAATTGGGCCGGCAACGCAGTCGTTCTAAATCCGCAAGAACGAAATCAAGCGATTTTAAAATCTCTTTATGATGCGAAAATTAAAGCAGCGTTGTTTGTTGTCGGCAAATATATCGTTAACAAGGAAGGGAAAGATTTTCTGGCTCAATGGGACGCAGGGAAACATATCATCGGCAATCATACTTATTCGCACTGGTTCTATCCGGCGAAGGAATTGCAAGAGTATCAAAAGGATATTCTCAAGTGCGACGCGTTTCTGTCGCCTTACAAGAACTTTCAAAAACTGTTTCGTTTTCCTTTTCTAAAGGAAGGAAAAACGATGGAGCAGCGCGATTCGATGCGAGCTTTTCTGAAACAGAGTGGTTATAAAAACGGACACGTCACGATCGACACATCCGACTGGTACATCGATCAACGTCTAAGAGAACGGTTGCAGAAGGACCCGAATGCAGATCTGACACCATACAAAAATTACTATGTAGAACATATGCTGGATCGTGCCGCGCATTACGAGGAGTTGGCCCGTGCTGTTCTTAAAAGGCCAATCCGCCACACGATCCTCACGCATCACAACACGCTCAACGGATTATTCCTGGGCGATCTGATTGCCGCATTCCGCGCGAAAGGCTGGAAATGGATCGACGCTTCACAAGCATTCCAGGATACTGTGTTCAAAAGCGAACCGGATGTTCTCCCGGCCGGTGAGAGTCTGATGGTGGCGCTTGCCAGAGAAACGGGAAAATTCGAATCGCTGCTGCGTTATCCCGGCGAAGATTCTGAATACGAAAAACAAAAAATGGATGAGCTTGACCTGTAG
- a CDS encoding DUF6339 family protein, with translation MRLPILDRPILYVNQAFLQNPKPSPDRPEQSAYSGEGDLLRFDAFGKSLRRLMKEFDSDPTKSDGAIAIALHQSLPLTRREAAQMAFWHYLSILELPEYVAWRYFDPAKAKTNKERYIGFLADNAFSRLWWWAELTHQAGTADPYFRTRAGAQNLELVKSVVENLFGGNRVLVAALIDFVCASADGVADQQKVKQLTTRINALLVTVAVDLLTDEMVQQIPRNIAATFQ, from the coding sequence ATGAGATTGCCAATTCTGGATCGTCCCATCCTGTACGTGAACCAGGCATTTCTGCAGAATCCAAAACCGTCACCGGACCGGCCTGAGCAGTCGGCTTATTCGGGCGAGGGGGATCTGTTGCGATTCGATGCGTTTGGAAAATCCTTGCGGCGTTTGATGAAAGAGTTTGATTCGGATCCAACGAAGAGTGACGGCGCAATTGCGATTGCTCTGCACCAGTCGTTGCCGTTGACGCGCCGCGAGGCTGCGCAGATGGCCTTCTGGCATTATCTCAGCATCCTGGAGCTGCCTGAATACGTTGCGTGGAGATACTTCGATCCTGCAAAAGCAAAGACGAACAAAGAGCGCTACATCGGCTTCCTGGCAGACAATGCGTTCTCCAGGTTATGGTGGTGGGCCGAGCTGACTCACCAGGCCGGTACTGCTGATCCCTATTTTCGAACGCGAGCGGGCGCGCAAAATCTGGAGCTTGTGAAAAGCGTTGTCGAGAATTTGTTTGGCGGAAATCGCGTGCTGGTTGCGGCTTTGATCGACTTTGTTTGCGCGTCTGCGGATGGCGTGGCTGATCAGCAGAAGGTCAAACAGCTCACGACGCGGATCAATGCGTTGCTTGTAACGGTTGCCGTTGATTTGCTGACCGATGAGATGGTCCAGCAAATTCCTCGCAACATCGCGGCCACCTTTCAGTGA